TTCTGAGAACGGTGGATATTTAACAAATggaagttttcatttcttgtgtCAATAGATAAGTGCTGACTGTCAGAGTGGTCTAATATGATCAAGATTGCCACGGACACTACTTGGTGTGGCACACAGATACAGAAGCGTTCAgcatctgctgcagaaatgctgcacTTAACACGAAGATCAAAAGTTTGGCTGAAGCAGCAGTGTCCCCCACCCACAATGTGCATTGGGCATCTGAAGACCGGCCATGTCTGAAATCATCTCCTCCCCTATGAACTACAACCTAGCTTCAAGATTATGTTCCTTATACTCGGTAAGAGTTGTCCATGATGTGAACAGTATGTTTTAAAGACCATCACGATCCATGGTGTTAGTTCTCCCATGCAGAACTAAATAGTAAGAACGCTCTCTCCAGTAACGTTAAATAACTGAAATCCTCCAGACTCTCAGGAGCTGCAAGTCAGATTCTGCCTCGGAAAGGTAATTTCCCCTCATTTTCaataatgttttgcatttgcctCATACCATGATGATTTACCTGAGTGGTCTAGGATAAGCATCTCTCGGGATCATCTCTTCTCTGAAGCTCTCAACGCATATGAAAGTGCTGGTGGTGAAATCCCACTGCCAGCCCCTAGGATTCGCGCGGGGGTTGGGGCAGCAGGACATTTTCACCAGGATCCCTTGCTCCAGAAATCTCCTTTGGAAATAGTGCGGGTCAAGGCCGAGGTGCTGTGGTAATGTTCGTCAGCTCATAATTACTCAGGTGAAGGCATGAAGCCATTCGCGTCAGAACGACACTGGCCCTCAGCGGCACTCACCACGATACGACCTGGGGACAAATTCTAAATCCAACTAAAGTGATTCAGAGCTTCTGCAGAGCCACGAGAAACACGCGCTGCAGAAGTGCTGCACTTGCACACAGATTTGGGCCAATTTCACACGACTGACATACAGCTTAGCAAGTCTGTTCAAATAAAAAGTGTCTTTATACAACTGGAGGAAAGAAATCGTATAAAACTTGGCAGCTGTTCCCAAGCACGTTTCTAGTAGCCTGGCTATTAGGAATGCTGCAGGCTGACAGGCATACAGCGGACCTCCCCGAGCCACCTCATAAGCAGACATACTCACCAAGTGCTTTGCAGAGTTCTGGATGTTTGATCCCAATGGTTTTCaacctctgcagcagctctgctgaggtCATCTGCCGCACTAAGTACAGCCCCACGGAATAGCTCTAATGAGAGACGGAAGGGAAAGAATGAGCGAGGCTGCTCTTTCGCACTCGTTTGTGCAGTTGTGTGCAATTTCCTTTGGCACGTACCTTCCCGTAATTCCCCCAGGTAACGGTGATGCGATTGGTCGCTGCAGACAAGTACATGAGATGGGTGAGGTTGATGGGACGACAGGGCCTTTTAGGTTCCACTCCAGGTTTGTTTGATGGATAGTAGCCCTAAGGCAGACAGattaaatatatcttttttttttttttttttaaactcaagaTGCTTCTACGTGGTACATCTATTCATCAGCTTCACTAAATTCTACTCACCCACAGTTTTGAAGGAGGGGGGTAGAAGGGAGCTGAAGAGTCAGACCAAGCACAAAGTAAAAAGGATCGAGTCTTTTTGCAAGAACAGTTTATTAACAACGTAGCTAATCCATTAGAAAATTAGCTTTAAACTAAGCAGCGCACTTTTATACTCTGGCTTCTTGTCTGCATTCATCAGGAAACCAATTTCCTTCTAAATTACACAAGTCCTTCCAAAGTTGCAATGTCACACCTCCTGGCTGAGCTGACTTACCGGCACTGAGCAGTAACTATGATTCACTTTCACTGCAATGTTCGGAGGGTACTGATCCTCCTGAGGAGAACTAGTGTCTGTGTAACAGATTCTGTAAAGAAACGACACGTCTCTCAATATCCCCATGCTGTTTGCATGTTCAAAGCTCTCTGCACATCAACAGCTACCAGCAGCCAACCATCACCACACCAACCCATGCTCCCTCATCTGGCCAAAGCAAAGCCGATTCCACTCGGCTCTCCCAGATCGGATGCAGGCTTGATACCTGGGCAGCAAAATCTGAcacacactgctgttttctaCTGCAGCACTAACTCAAGCAGTACATGTAGGAAGAGGTTAGAAAGTAGAGTTTAAGATGCTTGCGTTAGGCATGTGAACAAACAATTTACTGTAAGTTATCTTTGTAGCTATGAAAACCACACtgaaagttaatttattttggtagcgtattccctcctcccctgttCTGCACCTGATGTTCAATCAACCCATGCTCAGACATACCTTAGCACAACCTGAACCGATTTCACACCGGGTTGCAACTCCCTAGtaaattaaagaagaaacagaaacttcagattaattatgtaaaagaaaaaaaaccaacaaaaaaccaccaccaaaacccacaCCCCCCCAGAACAACCAAAACCAGCTGTCACTTTTGCCAGACCAAGAggtttagttctttttttttaatagacctTTAAAGAATTActttacagaattttatttaaattgtacAATTCCCCCTGCAAATATCAGTGGccctgtaattattttttttttcctaatgcacCATCCTACAGCCTTTCTCTGGGTTTTCGAAATTGTAAAGGTGTTGGGTGAAAGATATCAATTTGCCTGGCATccttttgctgatttttgtaAGCATTTACAAAAACTAGATTTTAAGGTCAGGTCTACCTGACAGTGTTCTTTCAAGACTCTCTTTGTTCAATTATTCAGCTAAAGCTGTTCATGCAAACCAAGGAACCAAGTATTATGGCACCAGCAGAACAACTGTTAATATTGCTAACTTCAGGAGTACTATTCAAAGCATTTCAACTGGTATCAGGAAAGCAACATATCCCAGAACAAGGGTATTGTATGAGCAGTCTTTACACACAGGTACAAAACATACTCTAATTTCTGCACGGGACTCAAGGCATTAGATAAGATCCCAAAATCAGTCTTGATTTGTCTCTGAAAGTGTTTCACATTCCCATTCAGTGTTTTAGtataaatgttttgattttgggGGTAGAAGGGATGGAACCTCAGTTCAGCTGACAGACAGGAGCTGATGTGGCAGTTTTATATCTGGGGGGAACACATCTGGATACCACCCACAAGCAGTGAAAGAAGATGGACCTGCGCTGAGCGATCATTCAAGACAAGGAAAGACTCACTGAAACTCCTgctatgaaatatttaagttgTTACTGACAGTGAAAGTTTTCTCACAAATCTGAATATATGGAGAAAAGAGCGTCAAGAATCAGCTACAACACGTGTAGTCTTTTATCACTAAAGACTTCCGTGGTCtatcatttcctttctgttaagTCTTCAAACAGCTTCCCCTGCACTGCTTCTGTTGACCTACTGAGATCACAACAGTAATCAAGCACTGGATATTCAAGAAACATCATCTTTCTCCGACTCTGTGGTAACAGTATGATTTTACcataaagagaaatatttaaaaggttttatgCTCAGTTTTGGAGGACCTCTTCTGCATCATTGTCCTTTCACAGCAGCAAGGACCAGGGGAGCAGGTCAGCAGAAGAGGAAGCCTTACTGCCTGCACTGACATCTCTTAGGCGTTTCATTGTTTGAATCAAAAGTTGCATCACGACAGAGGTCAGGGTAAATCCTAATCGGTGCAAGATGTTTTCTTATGCAGTTACTATAGCATCCTTTACAACATGGAAGCTTTCTTTCAGATGCTAACAGCGTTACATGTATAGCTTTTGAACTTttgatgcaaagaaaaatctgcaaatacTCAAATTTCTCAGAGCTCAACAGAGAATTTAGGTCATCAATAATTTCATACTGCTTTTCCTGCCCAATGTACTACTCAAAAGTAAGATTAGAGGAGCAGAAGTGAAACTTAGGGACTTCGATGGGCAAAATTGTacctcccacctcccccaaaGCTATTTGCTTTACATGAGAAGTAGCCTGTCTGCTAATGTTCTCAAACAAACTGTGTTTCCTTGCAGAGAACAAAAGCTTCCACAGAGAGGGAACACAGAGGAATTATACAGCCACATTTTCTTGAACTGTTAATACACAACGAGAAGTACCTGGAATTTCTGATCAACTCCACTTGTCTTGGTGTTAATGCAAAAATGCACGGACTTTCCTGAAGCTTCTCATTATTCTGTggaactgaagaggaaaaaaaagactgtacaTCAAACTGAGAATATCTAGCTCTTCTTACCTTGATAAGCACAAGGTGATTCTTTATGTTCTGGCTACATTTATTCTTTAAGTCTTGTTTTCTGCCATACAGCTGCACAAGAACTCCAATCATCATGCATTTTGGCAAATTACCGTTGATTACAGCTTTGCTCATTTATTGCTTGCCTGTTTTGCTAGTTAGCACACTAATAGTACACAGTGGATTTGGACCTgctttccccccgccccgctcaaATAATCAATGAGCCAACAATCGTGTTCATATAAGAACAAACCATAAGTGGCGTCACAGTGTGGAGACTAGAACTTAAAGAAGCATAAGAAGAGATCTATGCATGACATGAAAGCATAAAACCACCAGACTGATCAGACTgattctggaaaagaaaggaaacaacaaCGATCGGCTTAGATAATAAAAAAGCATCACAAAAAACAGCTCTAAGAGCCAAAACATGACTTACAAACACATGACCTTGAGGGTACATTTATAGGTAGGGTGTTACAGCACTTCACTTTCAGAAACACTCAGCGAAAAACCCAGCATTAATTGGCCTTTTATCCATTCACAATTTTAAGATCAAATGCATTTAACATGGTTAAAATTAAGCTTGAGATGTGGAAAACTTATGTTATGACTTCCGCTTGGTATCTTTTATTAAATTCAAACACACTAAATTTTATTGTCAGTACACGTTTCCAACTGAAGTCAAGGCCCTGAGCTGGTGAAAGTCACAGGACAAACACAAAGAACAGGAAGTgataaaacagcttttattttttctttttagcaagaattggacttttttctttgcatcacTTCAATTGCTGGTTTATTCAAAGCCAATATACCAGAAtttgagaaggagaaaagtgtGCTTTACTGTCTATGAATAAGATGAGgatgaaggaaggagaaaacctCAGCAGCTCTGAGATCTTGGAAGACACAGTGACAATCTGATTCACTGACTACGGATACTTCCCTTTGgtaattcagctttaaaaatgcaaaaagggctttcagaaataaataaaaaaaaactaaGGTATCTTTAtgaacttttaatttaattccagTTTCCATCCAAATGTCTCTTGACCAAAACAACCATCGAGAAGTAAAGCATTTCATAAGGactgttatttttagaaagtgaTGAATgataagaacaacaaaaaatcattttaatgttgTTGCTTAAACAACTGTCTATAGACACACCGTCCTCCTGATTGTTGAGCtacaaaagacaaagcaaaccTGATTAGGAAAACTGAGAAGctgttcatgttttattttgtgtatcaGCTCACCcttctttcacaaaaaaagcGCCTGGCTGCCGAGAGCAGCCTGCCCGCAGCACTGACTGGCACTGTCAGAGGATGCCATCAGAGACAGAAGTCAAACTCTGTGAAGCATCCAACAAATTTGCTATCACCTCTCCATTAAAATATTCTAGTATTAAAACCAGCACGCTACCGAATTTCAAAATAGGTAATTTGCTCACTTCTGTGACACACCAAATAGTTGCTGACAACACCAGAAGCGAGTGCTGCTCCGGGGCTGAGGCTGAAAGACCACCGCTACCACGAACAGGATACGATGGCGAGTTTGCACAGCAGCCCTGGCCGTGAAGCACCAGCTACCGGGCTACGCAGTTTGACTGTGCAACCACCGGtacaggaagacaaaaaatagtGAGGTGCCTACATTTCTCTACAGCTACTTAGTTAACAACTCTCCTCTTTGTGCGTAAAGTAAGAGAAATGAGCAGCAGCGTATGGTccccattttctttatttctcactgTGAAAGACCCTTCTCCAGGCACGAATCGAGGGGTACTTCTCAACTGTCCTCACAGAAAGCTGCTGGAGAGTAACACAAAGCACTCCAATGTTACCTGGacaaaaaacagctgaagggaaaacaaaaatcaaaaagatACAGACTCAGGATGTGTCCATGCGTACCTTGTTGCCAATAGCAATTAGAACTGGATGCTTCGGAGAAAAGTGCAAGAGAACATTCCCCaaaggactggaagaaaaacCTCTCTTGAGACAGACCTGTGTAAAGACCAATTCTCCTTCAAAATCTTAATGCTGGAAAATAAGCCGAACTCCAGGAGGTACACTTTCAGAGTAGCTAATCAGCTATTCATTTCTTCGCTgagcagccagaaaaaaatttacagttttttttaaaagctaaatattttaagataactgagtttcattctttttccagGACAGATGCCTCAGCACACAACTCAGCTCCTTGACTTGTAAAATGGCTGCTGGgatcaatttattttaacagttgACAATAGCAGGAAATCAATTTTTAAGACTGAGCTCGATCAGCAATCCTCAGAATGAGTCAAGACATAAAACTTCCAAAACCCAAAAGGACTTGGCAAACCATATTCAAGACTTTAGCCCAACGTAATTGCAATGGATTCCCATTCTGAGAAGCCAACCTCATCTGCAGTTCTCGATCTGGCAGGCTAGACCATGCCATGCAAAATAAGGACTACGTGGATTTCAGGGTTTTAGGGTTTCCCTGCaccaaggtttttttttgttttgtttcttttttttttttttaaacttaacatTCTTCACTATTATACTTATTGGTCAAACTCTCTAAAGGCATTATATACCCCCAGGAAAGAGAGATCATATTGTCATCACCGTGGCCGGAGATCCCAAAGGTAGATCAGCCAGAGAtgagctgctggcaggaggctTCCATAGGGCTGAGGAGCTTGTTGCGAGTCCTCCTTCACATCCCTACACCTCCAGAACAGCCCACCTCAGGGCACAACACAACAGACGGGTGGGTTTTTGGCTATTGGCACTACTCTGACTAGACTGAGGGGCATTTGTGTTCACGTGGGTCTGGGGAGATGAGGCAAGTTGACTGTATggcatcttttatttttgtaagcaGCGGAAGCACTCATTTTAATGCATACCACAGTTTGTTTAGGTGGATATAGCAACAGCGTGAGCGCGTGCTTTTGCTGGGATTCCTTGGAGATCGCTCAACGCAGCAGTGTTTGCTCTGCCGTCAGGGGAAGGCAGTTGCCTTTGTCACAAAATCGGTGGCCCTGTTTACAGCAACTGAAGTCCGGCTTcagaggagggggctggagcagcagtttCACTACTTAGAGATGAGAGAAGAGCAACGCCACCACTGCAAGGCAAGTAttatcaaagggaaaaaaccaaacaaatcctGTTTACATTGACAGTGGCAGGACCTCCCAGCCTACATGGCCTTCTGCTCCCACAGCTGTACCGCAAGATCTCCTTTGGCACGCCTCCAGGAGAAGACCAGAAGCCTCAGTATCTACAGCGAGACAGGCTGTCACAGCTAACATTcggaacaaaaaaatcattcagaaTTCCCTACAGCACGCTATTACCGTCATAAGCTATATTCACACTGCTTACCCAAAAAGGTGCCAGAGGATAAGTACGCTTATCAGCAAGGTGCTCAGATACCACAGAGCTCACACAAATACTCCGCTTGTTAGCTACTTAAAATACAATGCAGGAAGATTTTAGTATTCATACCCTCTAAAAAGGTATCTGATCAATCTTAATTTTAAGCCCTATCTACCCAAGAGAATTGTGGCGCTTTCAGTACGTTAGAAGAATTCTTTCATGTTGACATCCTTAGACCAAACCAGAAAGCTGCGGCAGAAGCTGTTTTCATGTAGATAGCTCAGATGCTAAACTCAATACTTAAATTGACTGAAATTGTGCGTGCAGTTACCAAATATGAGATATTAGCTGGTTCGCAATGGACCTAATTTATCTGCTTTTAGCTTAAGCCACCTTTGTCTACAAGTATAATAGCAATTTGATAGTTCCTCAGGGAATCTTCTTGCCTACAGACCCAATTAGGCATCGCCCACCTCACCTTTGATCTCAAGGCAATCATCTCAAAGAGGCAAGAAAGCCttttcattaataaagatgCTTCCAATTGAAGTCTGGAACATATAAATTAAGCTTCCCCTACTCCCACCATGGCTATATgcttaaaatacttctttcgTAGCCTAGGGTAATGGGGTACTACAAGCAGCTGGGTGTTTCTAAATGGATGCGAGATCTTAAATCTCTTTCAGGTACTTCCACGTTATGGGTTTCTGAGGTTGACAAGGAGCTTATGCTTGGTCCAGATACATAATGGGAAATCTGGGCAACACAGCACGAACTGGTGCAGCTTCCATATGGAAAAACTCTTCCTCAGAGTGCTTTGTTTTATCATCCTTCCACACTAAGCAGAGCCCCAAACAAGCATAACTTCTGATGTCGAAGTTATTCCAGCACCCGGCTGTTCCAGGTAGCAATGGGGAGCAGCTGATATCCGTGCAGTGTTGAAATAACCCCAGTTTTACAGAGAAACAAACGCTTCTTTATTCACATCTGTTTAGGCAGAAGGAATTATAGTTGCAGGTCACCAGgttgggaaaataaaacaagtgtCTAGAAGATGTGGTTAGGTTCTGAACAGCTGACTGGGACAATGAAGACCGAACATCTGTTCATACCCAGCTATTCACCACCAATCCCCACCGTTATGCAGAAAACACTCTCACCAAAAGGGAAAATTAGTCAAATACGCTTTAGGGAACAAGCTGACCCGAGGGAGGTGTCAGCTAACAGAGGTGAGATACTAAATTTAATGAGACCTTGGTTCTGATGTGGAAGATTTAATGTCAACTTTTAACAAAATCTGTCAATCACAGTTAGTATATCCAGGCTTTCCTCCTACCTCTGGATGTTTCCACCTcttgaaaatttgttttccttcaaaatactACATTTGCGTTTCTGACTAACAAATGCCACCCCGCATTTAAGACTGAACTAACCCATTCCCCAAACagcatctaaaatattttagctttacACTGGCAGTCACCCCTCAACTGTTTTAATGGTCACAGCATTAACATATTTAATGCCTccaaatgaagatgaaaattaCATAAAGTCTGATgaatcagtctttttttttttgcacctgCACCATCATATcttcatctgcctttttttttccccctccaatcCACATGCACATCAAgcattttttcagcaaagacaGACCAGTTTCCCAAGTTCTAGGTTCATTTAGCAGTGAAGCCTGATATTACCACATTGACTTTATAAGACACTGTGGCTCAGCAGACTACAATGGTATTTCTCCTCTCTATACACTGCCTTCACTACAAGAACATTATAGTTAACATCAGTGATAATACTCTTCGTTTCTCACAattaaaaggatgaaaaatcaGTCTCCTAGCCCCAGGCTGGGAAAAAGCACTTCTTCCAGTTTTCCTAGTTGCGCCTCAAAATACACAGCATCACGCACAAATAACTATAacaagcacaaaagaaaaaaaaaagagtcagaaaTACTGTTTGATGTGTGTACCACCCTCTTTCATCCATAGGAGGCTTTAGGTCAGGTAttttaagcactgaaaaatggCATTAATGTAGAATATGCCAGCATACTTGCTTAGCACAGGTGCGACACCAACACAGAAAGATTTTCATCAATATACTGCCAAATTATGGAGATAGAAGACAGATTATGATTCACAGCAAAAGACTGCAACGTGCAAGGAACTGCACGTTGGACTGCAACATCCAACGAAGGATATGAAAGCTACAGCCAAACAAGACGGGCTTTCAAATGACGTCTCAAAGTGACCACATTCCTGTTCtaaggcaagggaaaaaaaccagacacaAATATTCTTCTCTAAACTCTAAGTatgaggggagagaggagggcaTCCACCACTGTATTAATCAGTCTCTCCTCTGTCACATGACTTTACAGATCCTTGAAAACACTGCTTCCTTTTGAcacttctgttttacttttctctccCAGACCGACTCCATCATGAACGCACCAGCATATTGAAAACTCACCTAATTCTGTTGGCTTCAACAGTTCATCCAGGGTCGTATAGAAGGGAAGTTTCACCAGCCGAACTTCAGGCTTCGCAACTTTGGGTGGCAACCTTCCCAGTCCGTTAAGGTATTTCCCATAGAGCGCAGGATAGTCAATATTAGTCGTGGAGATAGAAGTCCGAGCAACGGTGCTCCCGCGGTCATACGATGAATGTATGGAGAGTGCCTCGGGAGACCggtgctgctgtggctgaggCTGCGTGACTTCAGAGCTCTTCTTGGCGTAGCGAGTCTCATAGAGCTCcttaattttcttgaaaacttcAGGGCTGCAGTCAAATTGGACCAATTGCAATGCTCTGGTGACTAGTTCATGTTTAAGTCCGCTTTTACTCCTGCcaacaaaacccagcaacaTCTGAAGATCTGAGACTCGGAAACTCATCACCATGTTCTAGGggataaaaaattaaaaatgttcttacaGTTATAAAAAGGCAAAGTGTCAGTTCTCACTATACTCtataactggaaaacaaaataataaaaaaatcccttataAGACAGACACCAAACCTTCTGTTCAAATCAGCTGTTATTCACCTGATTAGCATCCCATTTCTTAGGTACTTGTCTGAGCAAAGCAAATACAGAGGACACCATCAACTGAAATAACACCAAATTCAGAGAAACAACACGATAGTCATCAAATCACTCAACAAGCATTTGTGATAGATGTTAAGCATCCTCAAGACAGGTTGACTGAAAGCAAGAGTGaccacaaaggaaaacatctcaAACAGCAGGCCCC
This region of Gymnogyps californianus isolate 813 chromosome 24, ASM1813914v2, whole genome shotgun sequence genomic DNA includes:
- the PIAS4 gene encoding E3 SUMO-protein ligase PIAS4 isoform X2, with the protein product MVMSFRVSDLQMLLGFVGRSKSGLKHELVTRALQLVQFDCSPEVFKKIKELYETRYAKKSSEVTQPQPQQHRSPEALSIHSSYDRGSTVARTSISTTNIDYPALYGKYLNGLGRLPPKVAKPEVRLVKLPFYTTLDELLKPTELVPQNNEKLQESPCIFALTPRQVELIRNSRELQPGVKSVQVVLRICYTDTSSPQEDQYPPNIAVKVNHSYCSVPGYYPSNKPGVEPKRPCRPINLTHLMYLSAATNRITVTWGNYGKSYSVGLYLVRQMTSAELLQRLKTIGIKHPELCKALVKEKLRLDPDSEIATTGVRVSLICPLVKMRLSVPCRAETCAHLQCFDAVFYLQMNEKKPTWMCPVCDKPAPYDQLIIDGLLSKILTECEDADEIEYLVDGSWCPIRAEKERSCSPQCPILVLGSSDVNGLLPTPNGNGENGKATADVVDLTLDSSSSEEEEEEDEEEDDDDEGPQPKRRCSYEKGLVSAC
- the PIAS4 gene encoding E3 SUMO-protein ligase PIAS4 isoform X1; its protein translation is MAAELVEAKNMVMSFRVSDLQMLLGFVGRSKSGLKHELVTRALQLVQFDCSPEVFKKIKELYETRYAKKSSEVTQPQPQQHRSPEALSIHSSYDRGSTVARTSISTTNIDYPALYGKYLNGLGRLPPKVAKPEVRLVKLPFYTTLDELLKPTELVPQNNEKLQESPCIFALTPRQVELIRNSRELQPGVKSVQVVLRICYTDTSSPQEDQYPPNIAVKVNHSYCSVPGYYPSNKPGVEPKRPCRPINLTHLMYLSAATNRITVTWGNYGKSYSVGLYLVRQMTSAELLQRLKTIGIKHPELCKALVKEKLRLDPDSEIATTGVRVSLICPLVKMRLSVPCRAETCAHLQCFDAVFYLQMNEKKPTWMCPVCDKPAPYDQLIIDGLLSKILTECEDADEIEYLVDGSWCPIRAEKERSCSPQCPILVLGSSDVNGLLPTPNGNGENGKATADVVDLTLDSSSSEEEEEEDEEEDDDDEGPQPKRRCSYEKGLVSAC